The genomic segment CTTGGACGAGCTGCTCATGCGGCCGGGTCTCAGATGAGCCCTCcttgtatgtatgcatgtacgGGTTGTCAGTAATTGTAGCTAGCAAGCAAGGGGAAATTAAGTTTTGGCAAATCAGTTGAGTATCCATCGATGTGAAGACTGACTAGAAGAGGCGAAAGAATGGTGATGGATCGTCTGTCGGAGTTTGATTGGAACATCATGAAGCGAGGTCTCGAGTGGATGTTACCGGGCATGTTTGGTCCTTGAGCTAGCAGCCCTTTGTTGCCTTGCCTTGCTAATGGTCAGCAAACAAACCCTTTGCCCAAAATCATAGTATCACGCAAGCCGTCAGATGATGCTGCCCGACTGCCTGCCTTGCTGACCAACAGGCAGCAGTCcgtccggccggccggccggccaacACAACTTGTTGCAACCATGTAGTATAGCATCCGAAATGTGTGGTCTCATTATTAACCTTCTTTGATATAGTACTCAACTCAACACGCATATACTAGCCAGCCATTTGTTTAACAAGCTTCTGTGCACCAACAAACAAAAGAAGCAATCACCACCAAGTTACAGACTAACACACATCAACGTGTACAAACAAGGGACAGACGAAAGAAACCCACGACCCCAGCTAGGTAGGTTATGGACCACGAAAGAAACCCAGATGTTACACATTTGATTCAATCTTGTCAAGCCAGCCTCCTTCCCTCACAAACCACATGTACATATGCACTTCAACGCCCACCTGTTCTGTTCTGGACGCATCCTTTTCTATTACTTCACATAAAAGGGAACCTGATGATCAAGCAATAAAGCAAAAGGTCACTAAACTGTTCGCACATAGAGCAACTTTCACAACCCCACAAATCAACAACTAAATGGAACAAGTCAAAAAGGCATAGGAAAAGGTTCTTCCAAACTAAAACTAATCAATGTTACACGAAGATAAAACTGACATTAGACATTTAAGAATAGTACACATACCCTTTCAAAAAAACAAACCTACACATACTACCCACCAACTGAATAGTACAGAGACATGCATACCTGGTATTTGGAAGGGCTGGACAAAAACTCGGGTTCATGCTGGTCAGCAGTTTGAATCCACTCATCCCAATAAACACTCATGTGCAAGCTCATTCGCACTGCACCATTATCCAGCTGAGGTATACTATGCACTCTGTTACTTTCAGAACTAGAGAAACGCTCAAGTTAGATGAGGACAAGTCAAAGTCGCATCTCCTAGGACAATCACATTCCAAAGGCTCTGTTATAAAGATCATTTGAACCCAGCATGTGCAAGTTGTTCGCTTCACTTGGATATAACATCCTCAGCATGTCTGACATGGGTGCGTTATTCCCTTGTCTCAAATCACTCCAGCCATCCCATTGACCATTTGTAAACTGTGAGTTTCTAGCTTGTTGGGGGCCCATCTGTGCATAAGGGGACAGAGAACCATGATTCTGTGGTAAAAGCCGGGATGCCAGATAATTATCATTCATAGCGTTGAATGCATCTTGACTATGGTCTGTGAATCTCGCATTTTGATGAGACTGCATGTTCTGTTGCATAAGTAACTGAATCCTTGGATCATTATTTGATGCTTGCAAGTGTGCTGGAAAAGCAGGGgtatttttcatctccagcacgGACTCGCCAATTCCAGGCATCCGCCCTTTGCCCACAGCCAATATAGCAGGATCAATAAATTCCATGTCACTTGTGTGTCTCGCTAACTGAGGTTGATAATGATTAGTGTTGCCACCCAAAAGATTATCACGGAAACAACTTTCTGCAAAGCACTGCAAAAGTATGAGAAATTGAACTTGTTTTAGGAGAAGAAGCAAAAAAATATTGAGACAATAAACAAACCTGGGAGTGTTGAGCCATACACCTGATTAGACCTGTCTTGTGATGAAAATCCAGAAGAAAATGTAGGAGGGAATCTAGAAGGGTGGTTAGGCCCGTCCTGTGATGAAAATCCAGAAGAAAATGCAGGAGGGAATCTAGAAGGGGGATTAGGCCCATTCTGAGATGAAAATCCAGAAGAAAATGCAGGAGGGAATCCAGAAAGGGGATTAGACCCTTCCTGAGATGAAATTCCAGAAGAAAATGCAGAATGGAATCTAGATGGGGGATTAGACCCTTCCTGAGATGAAATTCCAGAAGAAAATGCAGAAGGGAATCTAGATGGGGGATTGGACCCTTCCTGAGATGAAATTCCAGAAGAAAATGCAGAAGGGAATCTAGGAGCGGGAATAGACCCATCCAGAGAAGAAATTCCAGAAGAAAACCCAGGAGGGGGATTCAAACCATCCTGGGATGGAAATCCAGAAGAAAATCCAGGAGGGGGGACTCTTGCTGTTGCTGAAAATCCAGGAGGTGCAGATATTTTAGACCTTGATGTGCCTGAGAAAGCAAATTCTTCATAAGCACATAAACTATCGCTGATGAAAACATCAAATCACAGAACTATCACCAATAAATCAACAATCCATTTGCATGAGTTAGAATATTTACCAATGCTCAATGAACCAAAGTGCAGCATACAGAATAAGATCAAAGAGATAAATTATGAATCCTATCAAAAACATTCAATTACAATAATAAAACACATCATTCCGCTCAGTCAGACACAGAAGTCACAGGTATCATTGTACTCACCAGTAGTTGCCATATCCGACATAGCAAGAGAGTTGCtgtttgaaaaatcattttctAGGGATTGGAGTGCAAGACCATTCTGATAAACATTTCCACAAGAATTCTGGGATAGCAAACTGAAATTCTGCTCACTATCACAGTTTCTGAAAGATGAATCTAAGAAGTTTCCTTGGTTATCCTGTCTAGCAAATGAAAATCTAGACTCTTTGCTGCTGGTTCCTGATTTCCATGAAGGCACAGTGAAAGGCACATCATTACTTTCAGATTCTCTGAGCATCCTAACAAAATTGTTAGCAGTCGAGCACGAATCATCCCACGGATTAAACTCTGACGACAAGATATCAGAAATTATTCTGCTCTCATCCTCATTTATGCTTACGGTCTTGTCAAAACTTCCTAAGCTATCAGCTCTTACTGAACCAATTGCTCCAGGCTGATGACTTTCCATTCCAGGATGTCCAGAAATATTACCAAGTGTATATACAGTTCCTAGCCCATCTTGACCTCCATTTAACAAGGCATAAGTGTTGTCGGTTGAAGACAACCCAGTCTGCATCATTGAGGAAGTTCTACTGCCAATTGTCAATGTAGGGTTACTTTCTTTATCATTCCACAATGAAGTATGTGATGTATTAGAAAATGATGAATATGATGGTTGTTCTGAACCATCCAGCAGCGTAATATGATTTTTGTCAGTGTTCATTGGAGTATTTACTAAATCATTTAAAGGAGTCACACTACAACTTTGCAGCTCTGAACTCCAATCAAGATGCTTATCAGAACTATATAGACAAGAAAGAACAGTGTCCTTATTTTCTGAAGGCAGGAGCTCAGAAAGCTTCAAATGAGATTGGTCCTTGTCAAAATTCTGATCCATGGACACTGCAACAGAAGTGCATGGCACTGCATCTGGCTGTTGATTTCCTGCCATACTCTGAACCTCATCTTTGCCATCTAATGCTACTGAAGATATCCAAACAGATAGCTTCCCAACATCAGTGTCCCTAGGTCCAGTATCCTCCAATATTTTCTTGCTGGCAGCATGATTAGATTGGCAGTTTACATCTTTTGAAATAGAGCTTTTAGGAGCACCATTAGCAACTGGGTGGTCACCATCGCCAGTCTTTCCATCTGATTTAGATATTGCTAGGCTTGATACAAAATCTGAAGGACTTTTGCTGGTACTGTTTACTGTTGTGTCTTGCTTAGGTGATATTGGTGAATTAGTCGCTAGATGGGTTAGCTTTCCATTTCCATTCACAACTTGATTTTCCTCGCTTCCTTTTGACATCCCATCTGATACTACAATGTCATCATCATTCCAAGCTGAAGGTATTGTGGAGAAGTCTATGTCCAGCGACTCCACTGACGATAGAGCTTGTGTTTCCTTTGCAATACCAGGCTTATATGGCTTTACGGTTTTACATGCACTATCTTGTTCTGACACATGACGTCCTTCAGACATGTTTGGTAATGTACTTGTTTCATCATTCCATGAAgaaggtattattgtaattgaAAATGAATTACTTTGTGGCTCTGATTTTGATTTTGTAAGAGACTCTGATGATGTCACCCCAGTACCTGTTGTCCTGGCATTCAAGTCACGATGCCCCCTGCACATACAAAAAGAATCAGCAACACAGTTTGCATtttcaaaatatgaaaatataacaAAAGACTCCTAGAAGTACCATACCACGAAGCAGCTGGTGGAAGCGTGGACCTCCCAGAAATACTCTTTGGAGGTGAAAGTCTGGGCTGGTTGGTGGTATTCTGTACAGAAGAAGGCCAGTAAATGCAGGAACATAATGTAAACCAACAAATACGGAAAAGATCAACAATTTAACTTAGACCAGAAAGCAGcatgaaacaaaaaaaggatATCTTCCAATGCATTTTCACTTTTCAGTATAAAGAACATACGAGTGTTCCATTCTTGACTGTGTGCCTGGCTGAAACCACCGCACTGTAAGAGAAATCATCTGCTGGACGAGGCAATACAGTCCCTGAACGTCTTTGCGAAACACTGGATGCCATCTGAGGCACCCTAGTCCTGATAGGAATATAAAAGAGTGAATGGAAAGTATCAACTGAAACTATAAAAGTTTTGTTTTAGCGAACAGGGACAAGAGTTCACCAAAACAGTATTATGATATTAAACATCCACAGTAAAGAAGGCATACCATTTTCTAAATCGACTAATATGGAACACCAACAGCTTATATATAGTAAAATTTTGATGGTGTGGCTCCAAGGAATATGCTTTCAACTAACCACAATATCCAGAAGTAGAAAAATAAAAGGTGATTTTCAAAAGCAACAGCAATGCCAACCGAGCCACAATACAAGTACAAGTAGCCTATGCAGAAAAGGAAAGCTATAGCCAGGACCGGCACAGTGgcttagagctcaaagagatgAAGCAAGCAGAAAAAGAGAACGATTCCACAACGCCAGTTAAAAAATAGTTCAGTATTACCTCGTATATGCTGAGATGATCTCATCTTTAGTGAAACTATCTTCCTGATTGCCTACGTCATGCAAATAGAGACAATCCGGATTTCCACATGTCtgagaaaaatcaagaaacactCAGAATGAGAGCACTGGGTAGAGTACTGGTAGATGAAGCTATCAGAATGAAGCAACAATTGTACCATGTTCCGCAGCCATGCATGGCAATACTTCGTAGTACCAAAGCATGCTCTGCAACAGTCAACAACCATTAGACTAAATCTGTTGTGTAAAACGTCTGGAAGAGAACAAAGTATAGAAGGTCACCTTAAAACTTTTCCTTCCAAGACAAAATTGTGTACAGCTTGAATACACCGGATGGCCTCTTCTGCTTTGGCATAAGTAATATACCTGTACAAATTTGATAGTAATCAGCCATTGTTCAAACAAGAGCCGAACTTCTGTATCTCAATCTTATACAAACAGAATACTCCCTAGAGTCACAAATAAATTACGTTTTGGACATCGACACGGTCACAGATCACCAATACATACCTTTGACTGCTAATTtctattgtaatatatttacatagtacagaaaaattataatattatggAACTACTATTCAAGATAAACCTGCTcatcatttttaaatattcaatCTCAAAATGTCAAGAGGTATTGGTGATCAAAGTTTACATACTTTGACAGCACGCAATCCAAACCATCACTTATATTTGTGACAGGAGGGAATAATTTGTTGCAACAATGCCCAAGAAAATCAATAACAAGATGGTTTTAAACAGTTTAGCAAACCAAAATCAGAAGACAAGCATTTTTCAGATATGTAAGTCATTGACAGGCTGATGAAAGGTTGTGATCCTTGATCATGTAAAACAGAGAACCATGACTCTCAAGATCCTTAACAAATATATACAGGAAAACTACAAAGCACTCAAACTAGGGCCTCACTTTGTATCTCCCAAGTCATTCTATAATCCATGTTTTCATATTTCTGGCATAAAACAGTTTCCAAATATATCCAGCCAATGTCTTGGGATTCCCAAGAGAAATAGcccagaaataaaaaaaaacaaatattataTTTCCTGGGAGAACTACAAAGCACTAGGACCAAGAAAATCTGGCAATTCATAGAGATAAATTCTAAGAAAAATCCAATAGCTACACATGCAGGATTGCAGGTTCTGAGCTCAGCCCAGAAAAATGGGAATGCTCCATCCATAAGAATCAGATAAGTTTATCACAGATGATGCAGAAATAATGCCATGACTGAAATAGACACCTCGCATCTATCTGAAACTCCGAGAATTTCACGGCAATAGAAAGCTACATCTGCTATGTTGGCTATGAGGATATCATGCATGGCTACGTAAATCAAGTGGCCCTCAGGCAAATCACACAGCTAACTAGGTCAGATTAACCTGCTGAAAGTGACTGTGCTACTTGCAGGAACATGGACATAATTGTTCATTCTTTTCACCTAGTTTGATGGATAACCACCTTAATTAAACACATTTGAAGCCTCACTTTACTTTCCTATAACACTTAAGTATCAATGCTCTAGTACTAGGAAAGAATGAGAAGTACAAGAAAGCATAAAACCTTGGAACATACAATTGCAAAAACACCAAGGATAATTATTCGATCCAAGTGATTGTAGGATCAGTACCGAAACAAAACTAAATAATGTCTATGCATATGACCAGATCATGCATGTGTGGCATGAGGTTCAAAGAGACATACACACTGATATTGTTGTTTGCTGATGCCTGCTGGGAAGGAGGCCCAGTCGGACGGGAAACTGAAACCTTCAGAACTTTCCCATACTGACCAAAGTATTCCCTGCGCTCAagtacctaaaacaaaaaatagaagTAGTGTAGGTATGAGAACTAAAATTTAAACATATCACTCAACTTGGACCAATCTAGTTGTGAACAATGATATGGTGCTCACACTCTCATTGCATAAATTCGCAGGTAGCCCAATTATGTACACCAGGTTTCTCTGGATAACCCTGACACTAGCCAGATGATTCTTAGCTTCCACATTTGCTGTTGCTGCAGCCTTTGGCTTGACCTTTTGGGTCTTCTGCCTCTTCTCTGCATTTTTCTCTGCCACCGTCCTGTTTCCATCAAAATAAACATTTCGTTGAACTTGTTATTAAAATACACCTTTTACATATCGGTCAACTTCCACACATCAGTCAAGTTAACCAAATTGAATGAAAAACTGAAAAGATATATGCATGTTTTCTAAGCTAAAAGGATAACCGCAGATGCTGTAGTAGTATAACACAAATTGATTGCTAAGCACAGAAGCATTTGGAGGGTCAACGAATGCATGATAGATAAATGTTGCGACAGACCTCTCACAAGTGGCAGCCATCTTGACAATCCTATCCTTGTCATAGCGCGTACGGCATGCAGGGCAGCggccctccgtttcctccttctCAGCCATATCTATGATGTGGTGCCAGCACCAGACACAAATCTGCATACAAAAAGGATTAGTAAATAGCAGCCTGTGAAGGACAAAGAGGCAAGGGGGCAGCGTGATCGATATGATAGGATGATTACATCGTAGCCGCATTTGCATGGCTTGAGCTGCTGGTCAGTGATGTCCATCTCCTCGGCACATAGCGGGCAGGTGCGGTCTCCGTCATCGCTCATGGTCGTCCTGAGGAAAGACAACATTTGTCAGTAATCCAAGTATGAAGAACATCACTTAGACAGGAGCACATAAGGCATACAGTCATCAATCCCTAAGCTATCAGAAACCTGAGATCCCAAATATTTGGGCACATCAAAAGACTGAAGTGGCAAAGAAACAGAGAACATGGATTCAACCGAGTCAGCCATTCTATCTCAATCAATCGGTAGAAACGTATAGAGAAAAACAATCCCATCTTTCAAAGCGGATTGCATCGGGCGGGCGCACCAGGGGAAAGAAAAAATCAGAAATTCCTATCGGATTCTACCAAATCGCCTGTGAAGGAAGGCGGTGGAATCgccaaaaagaaaggaaaggcgTGTAGATGGAGGGATCGGAGGAACTCACATTGGAGGCGGACGGGTGGTCTCCGATTGCGGGATGCGGGGAAACCCTAGACGGATAGGGAGGAGCCGGCGATTGAGGTGCAGGGGACGAATCaatcgaaggaggaggaggagggagggatgGGGTGGACTTCCCTTTGGCTTTTGGGTGGGCAGGCGCCGGCTGGTCTGTATCCTACCTTCTTCCGCtgtggaggaagagaagaagaggaggagagagaagcgCAAACCACACCAAGCGCAGCCGGATCAAGTGTGCCCTCCCATGTCACcatgtggcccattcccttcctccactttccttttcctctttcGGCGATGGCATACCACTTCTTCTCTCTATGGAGGAGTCATATAGCTCATCTTAGTCGCGACATCCATAACATAGCGAAGTCTTACTTAGAAGTAACGTTTGTTACAATTGGATCAAGGATAACAGGGGACTATAGTCTTTGATTCTATGAGCTGAGATGGTAACAATAGCGGAGTTACAAATCCTACATCAgacaagagagggagagatagcCTGATGAGTATGAAGAAGACGATGTAGAACTACACGTGATTTGTTAAAGACTAGGATACCCTATTATATTTCGACTATTTATCCAACAATAAGTCGATGTCCACTTATCATAACCATATACTTAATGCAATCCTCCACCGCCGGTCGAGATTTAGGAGGCTGAGCCATGGAGGCGTGGTGCTCATCTGCTCCCACCTCCGTGGGTCCCACTTCATCAACGACCGCATCGTCGCCTTCTACTTCGcccacctctcctcctcctccttcgccgccgTGGTTTGTGATTTCTCGAGTTCCGTAGCTCTTGTTGACCTTAATGACGGGGTTGCTTGCTCTGTTTTCATTTTTGAACAATTGGTTTGGGAAGACGAACAGCATGTAGAGCATACACACTTGTGTAAGTAAAGCTTTGGCAAAACACACTTGAGTAAGCAAAGTTTTGGGCAAAACCCCGGGGTGACTTATCGATTCTTGTGTATGATTAATGCTGCAATGCAATGCTGCTGCCTATGTTTACAAGTTAGTTGAGTATGGATGGATTGGTGTTGGAGTTCATGGGCCTATGCTTGACTGCCTAATTCAGTAGTACTATTTAACACGTGTGTTCATAATCTATGCTTTTGGATGCTAATCAAGTGCAGGTGAAtgtgttatttatttattttgtttggaTGACACTTGAGAGTTGAGAAGAGACTGCTGTTTAGTTTGTACAACAGTTCAACTTTTGTCAATGAGAGTTTCAGAATTTGAGGTCAATATTACATGTCCTTGCATGTCTCTTACTAAAGTGTTTCAGTGAATATGCATATTGTGTTACAAAACATGCGAGTGTCTAGTCTAACCATCTGTCCACTTGACTGTTTCGCCACAAAATGTAGTCTGTCGGATCCTCCAAGAAATGCAGGCTGCGGACAAGATAAATTCAAAGCTTTTCGAATTGGGATTCATTATGTTCTCAAACTGTAGTTTATGTATTCCTGTTGTTCTTTTTATCTTAATCTCAACAGTTCTACCACCATTGTTCTATGACTTTCTGTTGGTTTGGTTTGTTGTACTGAAACCAGCGTACAGTGAAGAAGGCAGATCTGGCATCTGTCTACCTAACAGTCTTACATGCACCCTAACCaccttttctttctcctctcaACTCCCTTCTCGCCCTTGCATTGTTTCTACCAATCTGCAGCTGCAACAGAGCACAAGATTAAGGTATCACCTATGAAAACTGTTCTGTTTCCGTACTTTTTTTCCTTGCTCAATTTGTCACCTATGTGAATGACCTTCGTACCATTAGTATGTTCTCAATTTTCAGCACAAAAACGTACAGTTACTAGCTGAAATATATGGTCGAGTACTTTTCTATGTTCCCCACTGTATTAGCTTTTTTAATGTCCTTCTCTAGAAATAAGCAAACCGTTTGCTGCGATGATTGCGATTATGAATTGTCCCCTGTTTTTTTTTCAGTGGAAGATGCAAGGTCACGAGAAGATTGCTGCTCTGAAGCCTGTGGCCTCCAGGCCTTTCTCAAGCTTCTGGACCTACTTAAAGCTCCTAAAAGACTTCACCGCCACTGGTTCTGCACCAATCACCGTCCTGGAGGAGACAAATCTAATTAGGCCAAAGACAACACGGTTCACATCGGTACCGAGTAATCTTCCGACAGAAATAACTGCAAC from the Phragmites australis chromosome 19, lpPhrAust1.1, whole genome shotgun sequence genome contains:
- the LOC133900111 gene encoding uncharacterized protein LOC133900111 isoform X1 encodes the protein MTTMSDDGDRTCPLCAEEMDITDQQLKPCKCGYDICVWCWHHIIDMAEKEETEGRCPACRTRYDKDRIVKMAATCERTVAEKNAEKRQKTQKVKPKAAATANVEAKNHLASVRVIQRNLVYIIGLPANLCNESVLERREYFGQYGKVLKVSVSRPTGPPSQQASANNNISVYITYAKAEEAIRCIQAVHNFVLEGKVLRACFGTTKYCHAWLRNMTCGNPDCLYLHDVGNQEDSFTKDEIISAYTRTRVPQMASSVSQRRSGTVLPRPADDFSYSAVVSARHTVKNGTLNTTNQPRLSPPKSISGRSTLPPAASWGHRDLNARTTGTGVTSSESLTKSKSEPQSNSFSITIIPSSWNDETSTLPNMSEGRHVSEQDSACKTVKPYKPGIAKETQALSSVESLDIDFSTIPSAWNDDDIVVSDGMSKGSEENQVVNGNGKLTHLATNSPISPKQDTTVNSTSKSPSDFVSSLAISKSDGKTGDGDHPVANGAPKSSISKDVNCQSNHAASKKILEDTGPRDTDVGKLSVWISSVALDGKDEVQSMAGNQQPDAVPCTSVAVSMDQNFDKDQSHLKLSELLPSENKDTVLSCLYSSDKHLDWSSELQSCSVTPLNDLVNTPMNTDKNHITLLDGSEQPSYSSFSNTSHTSLWNDKESNPTLTIGSRTSSMMQTGLSSTDNTYALLNGGQDGLGTVYTLGNISGHPGMESHQPGAIGSVRADSLGSFDKTVSINEDESRIISDILSSEFNPWDDSCSTANNFVRMLRESESNDVPFTVPSWKSGTSSKESRFSFARQDNQGNFLDSSFRNCDSEQNFSLLSQNSCGNVYQNGLALQSLENDFSNSNSLAMSDMATTGTSRSKISAPPGFSATARVPPPGFSSGFPSQDGLNPPPGFSSGISSLDGSIPAPRFPSAFSSGISSQEGSNPPSRFPSAFSSGISSQEGSNPPSRFHSAFSSGISSQEGSNPLSGFPPAFSSGFSSQNGPNPPSRFPPAFSSGFSSQDGPNHPSRFPPTFSSGFSSQDRSNQVYGSTLPESCFRDNLLGGNTNHYQPQLARHTSDMEFIDPAILAVGKGRMPGIGESVLEMKNTPAFPAHLQASNNDPRIQLLMQQNMQSHQNARFTDHSQDAFNAMNDNYLASRLLPQNHGSLSPYAQMGPQQARNSQFTNGQWDGWSDLRQGNNAPMSDMLRMLYPSEANNLHMLGSNDLYNRAFGM
- the LOC133900111 gene encoding uncharacterized protein LOC133900111 isoform X2; translation: MTTMSDDGDRTCPLCAEEMDITDQQLKPCKCGYDICVWCWHHIIDMAEKEETEGRCPACRTRYDKDRIVKMAATCERTVAEKNAEKRQKTQKVKPKAAATANVEAKNHLASVRVIQRNLVYIIGLPANLCNESVLERREYFGQYGKVLKVSVSRPTGPPSQQASANNNISVYITYAKAEEAIRCIQAVHNFVLEGKVLRACFGTTKYCHAWLRNMTCGNPDCLYLHDVGNQEDSFTKDEIISAYTRTRVPQMASSVSQRRSGTVLPRPADDFSYSAVVSARHTVKNGTLNTTNQPRLSPPKSISGRSTLPPAASWGHRDLNARTTGTGVTSSESLTKSKSEPQSNSFSITIIPSSWNDETSTLPNMSEGRHVSEQDSACKTVKPYKPGIAKETQALSSVESLDIDFSTIPSAWNDDDIVVSDGMSKGSEENQVVNGNGKLTHLATNSPISPKQDTTVNSTSKSPSDFVSSLAISKSDGKTGDGDHPVANGAPKSSISKDVNCQSNHAASKKILEDTGPRDTDVGKLSVWISSVALDGKDEVQSMAGNQQPDAVPCTSVAVSMDQNFDKDQSHLKLSELLPSENKDTVLSCLYSSDKHLDWSSELQSCSVTPLNDLVNTPMNTDKNHITLLDGSEQPSYSSFSNTSHTSLWNDKESNPTLTIGSRTSSMMQTGLSSTDNTYALLNGGQDGLGTVYTLGNISGHPGMESHQPGAIGSVRADSLGSFDKTVSINEDESRIISDILSSEFNPWDDSCSTANNFVRMLRESESNDVPFTVPSWKSGTSSKESRFSFARQDNQGNFLDSSFRNCDSEQNFSLLSQNSCGNVYQNGLALQSLENDFSNSNSLAMSDMATTGTSRSKISAPPGFSATARVPPPGFSSGFPSQDGLNPPPGFSSGISSLDGSIPAPRFPSAFSSGISSQEGSNPPSRFPSAFSSGISSQEGSNPPSRFHSAFSSGISSQEGSNPLSGFPPAFSSGFSSQNGPNPPSRFPPAFSSGFSSQDGPNHPSRFPPTFSSGFSSQDRSNQVYGSTLPVLCRKLFP